Below is a genomic region from Betta splendens chromosome 8, fBetSpl5.4, whole genome shotgun sequence.
TTCAAGCAGGAAGTTTGATGAGTTTCTGTCAGGagtcaaatgtacagtattattcAACTCTGCAAGAGAAAAAAATACCTGGGTTGATTCCAAACAAATAGACAGAAAAGACCCCTCCAACAAATGTTTATATGTAGATCTGTTTTAAAGGGGAACATTTAGACAGATCCTTTTTTAGTCGTGGGCTCTAGGTCTCTGATGAGCTGAAAGCACCATTTGTGAAGGCAACTCTAGGAAGTCACAAGGAAATGCTTTACACAGACCATGTGTTCTGTCAAAAGTGGCCTTGGGTGAAAGAGGAAGCAACAGTGTTATGTTACATTTCAAAACATGATTTGTCTCAGCTTCAGCTGCGATTCAGAGATTAGCTGGTCAAAGAGAAGCAAggtgaggcagacagacaaaaaggCAGAACATAGAACATTGGACACATTGGACAAGGACAAAAGACTAGTCCATGTTGTGTTAAAAGACAAAGTTCACTGTTCCATGTTGTACACGCTCATTTAGAAGCACAGATGTGCTTTTAATCCTACTACTGTAATACACCGAGACAACTTCTACACAGACTGGGTCACTTTATGCCTAATACCTAAGCAGTGATGTAATCCCAGCCACTGATGTAAGACGTAAATGTAGCCACTGTAGCAAAAGGAAAGGTCAGTCAGTGCTGGAGCAGAAACACGAGGCCGGAGTCAGTGATGGCGTCAGCAGCgagcagaacctgcagatgacCCGCTCACCTCCACATCTGGATCCCGTCGTCCCTCCACACGTTCATACAGACTCGGGCACATTTGAACCATAATTGTCTGCATAAAAGTCGTGAGGGGGGAAAAATCTGAACTGAAGCGAGTCGTCAAAACGCAATAATCCTCCCAATTATCACCACGGTAATTAGACAGCATCTGGTTGTGTGCTATGTCTGATAATTATAGGAGCTTGGTAATTGTACAGGACGGCTTGCTAGATTCCCCCCATCTCTGCCTGGAGCAGCTTGATCCTCACGTCTGTATTCCTCTTCAGCTCTGTGCGAAAGATGCGatgccttcacacacacatgcataataTATGCCACCGACCCCAGTGTTACATTCACATGCAAATAGATCCGAGCGCATGGGCATTGTGCCAGCTTGTGTACTTGTGTTCCGCACGTGCAGCAGGTGACATCAACGGATGTAAAACCCGCAGCGTGCACAATACCAAACTAAGATGGACCTCTGAGCGGCGGCAAGGTAGATAACGGCTGAGGAACAGCAGCCATGCAGCAAAACTGGCAGGAGCTGGATCCTTCCCTCGGTTACATAAGATACACAAGAAGAATAAAGGcaaggggagggggtgggggtgagagaggaggaggaggaggcataggagaggaggaaggagaagccaAAATGGAAGGAAAAGGGGGTAAAACATGggcagaggagtgtgtgtttgtgtgtgtgtgtgtgtgtgtgtgtgtgtgtgtgtgtgtgtgtgtgtgtgtgtgtgtgtgtgtgtgtgtgtgtgtgtgtgacgcatCCTTCACGGCACGTCTACAAATGTAGCGGGGACGAGAGCGCTCGGCCGCTCTGCAGGAGAGGTGGCGCTGAAATCTGACAGGATGGAGGAGTTTTAAACGCAGGAGGGACAGAAATGGCTGCGTGAAGCAGGAGTAACAGGGAGAAGCatgactagaaaaaaaaaacgggaggGAGGCAAGGAAGCGGGAGAGGATGATTCGGCAGCAGCATCCTCTGCGctgcacagagaggaagagccGAGGGCTCGttctctctgcctcccgttctccATGAGTCATATTAGGaaaaggcagaggagagcaAGTGCTACAGGACGCGTGATGCCCTGAACGTCTCGTACGCATCTGCTTGgctgtgtacagtagatgcggtgtgcggtgtgtgtgtgtgtgtgtgtgtgtgtgtgtgtgtgtgtgtgtgtgtgtgtgtgtgtgtgtgtgtgtgtgtgtgtgtgtgtgtgtgtgtgtgtgtgtgcgcgcgtgtgtgtgtgtgcgcgcgtgtgtgtgtgtgcgcgcgtgtgtgtgcgcgtgcgcgtgtgtgtgcgcgtgcgcgtgcgtgtgcgcccgCCCTCTGAGTGTGCATCACTTCCAAAGTCACGCTCCACAAACAGCCAGGTCGACCgtctgtgtgttggtttgtAGGGACGGTCATCAAAAAGGGAAGAAAAGCAGAATCCAGTCTGAATCCAACCTTTCAGACTGGATTCAATGAAACAGGAAAGTGCAGGTTACACTTCTTGGCATTTGCCTACTTTCACCAAAGAGCTGgatcaattatttattcatgtatttatttataattaaaccATTTTCATCCGTCATACTGTGCAGGAGGGACTGCGGTTGAATGAATGAACCAGTCACTATTGTATAGAAGACGCCTCTCTGGCCCTTTGAGAGTGTGCACTGCTCTGTGTGGTTTTACATGCTGTGTCATTAGTGGTaaaggaggcggtggaggaagCGTGAAaaggacagagggggagaaatcAGCTTGGCCTGTTGAGGATGAGTGAAGCTCCCTCTCGTTTTACTGAAGGAGACGAGGCGGGACCACCATTTTCAGCTCCTCGCAAGAAAAACAACACCCGACGCCAGCTTTATCTGTCACGTTGGTGCCACTCGCACAGGTTTACACagtggcgcgtgtgtgtgtgtgtgtgtgtgtgtggtgactcATTCCTCTGTGAGGACTGATTGATGTTAATGTAGACCAATAATAACCAGCggctgtgagctgctgcatcGAGGAGGGAAggacatgacaggaaacaacAGACTGGAATAACGACAGGAAATGAAGGAGCAAAGAATTTTGGTAATGAGGAGGCGTGAAGAGGAATTTTAGAGGGTGTAAATCTCTGAAGGATACATGAAAGAGCTCCAGACGCATGAATATGCACAAATCGCACATCactatatatagatagatagatatatagagagatagagagagatagatagatatagatagagatatatatatataacacacacacataatatatatacacacatatatataatacacacatatatataatatacacaatatatataacacacacaatatatatatatatagagatatatatatatatatatatacatatacatatatatatatatatatacatatatacacatacagatgaatccttcacagcttcacccTGTGGCGTttgcaataataaataattattgcACAACTTGTAAACAACTGCTGCCTTAAAAATGTTTatggagcagctcagctcaaaCACGTGTATATGaaacaaaagaggaagaaactggGAAGAGTTCAGCTTTTGCCTCAACATGAACTGACTTTTGACGCAATGCATCTGAAATACCTCTTGTCCCGTAACAGGCTTTGTGCCCACATGGCAGCAAACGCAGGGAACACAGCACTGACACGCTGTCACTCTTGAAGCACATAGGACTGGACCGTTGGTCCACAGAACCAGCCGGCACCAGGCAGCGTCCTAATAAATAAGTCACATCTCTGGCTTCTCGATGCGGCCGCCGCTCTTATCGTAGCCCTGCGAGTTCGGTTTCCAACTCCTGAGGGACGTATTTGGCTCATTAGCTGCTAAATGCTCCACTACATTCACGAGCTGCTGCGACGGCCTGTCGTCGTAAACACAGAGCTCCGCTTGTTGCCGAGGCCCGATAGAATCGGGAACAGAGGCAGATTGTGGAGAGAACTATCCGTCGGTTCCCACACTTCACCATCGCGTTTTGCAGAGTCACTAGAATTCCTAAAACTTCTGCGCTCACGGTAAAACGTGTCAGTCGAGCTAAGGTCTGTTAATAAGCTGCTTCCTGGAGGGACTGTGTGTGACCCACAGTCCTGGCAGGTGTGTTTAAACGGAGCTCTCCCCCGATGGCCTGGATGTGACGCTGTCTGACGTCCTTCATGCATCCTTCATTCATCGGCTAAATATAGTGGTACAGACCATTTGTGGACACCGgcaggttttgtttttaaatctggGCTCAAGCAAGTCATGTGAAGTAAAcaatccagtgtgtgtgtgtgtgtgtgtttgtgtttcacacaCCAACCTATGAGCCAGCTTGGAAAGAATTTCTGAAAGCCTAGCAATATAAAGGAGACACAGTTGACAGAAACCTGGCAAAAgccgtgcttgtgtgtgtgtgtgtgtgcgtgtgtgtgtgtgtgtgtgcgcgcgtgtgtgcgtgcgtgtgtgggcaCATCAAACTCCGGTAAAACACACAGCTTGTCAGGTGCAGTGACAGCCCTGATCATCCCAAGCAAAGGTCCCAGTGAAAGGAGAGCACGGGTACTTGTGCGACTGTCTGACAGTTGCGATGAATAAAAGAGAAGGTAGGAGGCGGAGACGGCGCTGATTTCACACACTGCTGTTGTTCTTTCACGGGGACACTTCTCTTTGAGCACACGAGCATTTGTACTTGCTGAGTATTTGTGCGTCAGGCTGGATGCCTTTAGATGCCTGATAGTCTGCCTGCTTCTACACAccagctcctgtttcctgttaatATACATGATGCTGGGTAAAGCACACGTCTCAAACAGTCTCGAGTGGAAAACGAGGCTCTCGAGCCTCTAAAAGGTCCGAGCCGCTATCTGTGGAACAggacgtgtgtgttttgtgtgtttgctaaGTCGTCAGTCTTGCAGCCTGAATGAACTACTggcctttgtttcctctctaaAACACAGCAGTGGCCGATTGTCTCTATTGTCAGTGGGACGGGGGTGATTATTGTGGGGATGGCTGCTCAGCTTTGTGGCCCTCTAAACGTTTATGACCAGAATGACTCACCCTTTCTCCCCCCTCATTGCCTGCATTTCTTTGACTTTCTGCATTCTCGCCCTCTGTTCTGTGGCTCACTCATAGATGGCGTTCCTCCCGgtgtttctcctgctgctgctcgctgttACTCACCGCGCCTGCGGCCAGGACTTCGAGAGCTCCGAGCCTCTCCCGAGGGGCTGTGGCTGGGGTCTGGTGCGTCCCTACACCCTCCTCTGTGACCTGGACTCCATCTGGGGCGTGGCTGTGGAGTCGGTGGCCGCCGGCGGGGTGCTGGCCGCCATCTTGCTGGCCCTCGTCCTCCTGTGCCGCCTGCGCCACGTCAGCGAGGCCGAGAAGCGCAGCGGCGTGGGACccattctcctgctgctccttgggGTCCTCGGCCTGTTCGGCCTGAGCTTCGCCTACCTGATCGAGCAGGAcgagctgctgtgtctgctccGCCGAGCCCTGTGGGGTCTCCTGTTCGccatctgcttctcctccctgcTGGTGCAAGGCGTCCGCCTGCGCCGGCTGGGCCGCGAACGCCGGAGCCCCGGCGGGTGCGCCCTGACCGGCTTGGCCCTGGGTCTGAGCGCCGTGCAGGGCATCATCGCCGCCGAGTGGCTGCTCCTAACCGTGATCAGGGAGGGGCGAACCAGCTGCCAGTACCTGCCCGTGGAATTCTCGCTAGCCTGCAGCTACGTGCTAGCCCTCCTGCTAGCTGCGCTGGCGGCCGCCTCCTTGGCTCTGTGTGGTAAGACACGCCAGTGGCGCTGCAACGCCGTGTGGCTGCTGGTGACCTGcctgctgtcgctgctgctgtgggtggcCTGGGTGGGCTTCTACCTGGTGGGCAACAAATGGCTCGGGAGGTCGCCGGACTGGGACGACCCGACGCTGGCCATCGCCCTGGTGGCGCAGGGGTGGTTGCTGCTAATCTTCCACGCCATCCCTGAAGCTCACATCTGCCTGAGACCCCCGCCGCAGCCCACCGCTCCAGACTACTTCGACACCTCCCAGAACTCGACGCGCATGAGGGAGACCAGCTTCGACGAGGACATCCCCCTTTCTCACAGGCAGTTTGTGGAGAACCAGGGCTACGGATACAACGATGAGAACACAGCAGGTACACGAGGAAGCTGTGGGCAGTCTGTGGGTGGAATACAGGCCCCGGGAAATATTTGCATGTAGCTAGAAATAAGCACCGGATAGAAATTCTGCGGTGAGTGACGGTGAGTAATCTCTGTCCTGCCAGGCTTGAGGAGCGGTGGCGGTCCTGGGCAGCACAACAGCAACACCGGCGCCAGACCCAGCGCTCCGTTCCGCAGCAACGTCTACCAGCCCACCGAGATGACCATGATCCTGAACGGGGGAGCGGTGAGTACCTCCTCCCAGTCCCAGGTACACGCCGCTTACACGCCGCCCTCTCATTCGCCCACGCCGACGAGACTGCATGCGCATCTGTGCGTCCCAGACCATGCGTCACTGCACCGGAATGAGGGAGacgtgtgagtgagtgagtgagtgagtgagtgagtgagtgagtgagtgagtgagtgagtgagtgagagtgagtgagtgagtgagtgagtgcgtgcgtgcgtgcgtgcatgttcACGTGCCTGACGTTGTGCACATGCATGGATGGGCTCGTCACTGATGCTCACTCATCCAACATCGATTTGTGTTCAGGTGAGTGTGAGAGaatttgctgcagtgtgtgtgtgtgtgtgtaaataaactgTGCGGTGACCGACGTGTCCGTCAGCCCCTTCGGCCACGCCCCCTCGGCCACGCCCCTCGTCTGTGGCAGGCACAGGTGACAGCGTTTCAGCAGCTGCGCTATGAATTAGGCCAGCCAcaaaacagcacaatacaccCGCTGAGGCAACACTCAGTCGGCAGCATACTGCGTGGGGCATCTTTGCTTTGTGCAAGTATCTTTTTGCATCTGTTTAAAAGTAAAGGCAGCTGTATAGAATATATAACCAATAAAAATGGATTCATATGATATAAATGATTACAGGTGAGGATGCAAAAGCAAAACTGATTATAGGTTTGTAGATATTAAGTATTTGCAGAGGCTCAGCTCAGACATGATCAACTTCCTGTGTTAATATAACTTTGAAGGAATGATAAATATGTCGTACACTGTTAGTTGGCAAGCCGCAGACGAACTCGTAGGCGGGTGTGCTCGCTCTTAGTCAGAGCCAGGCTCCTGTATCTGTTTCCTCTCGTACGAACGCACCCTTTGCAGCGAGCTGCGATTCTGATGAATTGGGCTGTAGCTTTGTGCCTGCAGGCTTCATCAAGGCATTACATTACAAAAGCATCAGATTTGGGGCAGTTAGGCAACGTTGACTTAGCTTCTTTTCCAGTTTACATGTTTAATTATGACTCTTTATTAACCTTTTTAGTGGCTTTTTTGGAGCATTTTTAAAGCCCTGACTGGTGCGTGTTAACTTCCATCAGAGTGTAGAGCAATGGAGTCAGTAGAAGCAACATGTCCTCTAATCACTCGCATCTGCTTGTAAAACCTGCAAATGTATGGCCAGGATGAAGGTTTTCCATCAACGTGCCTTTAATCTACTCTGAAACTTGGCAGCTTCACGTTCAAGAGCGTTCTGTTAGAGAGTAAAGAAAATTATAGTGGAAAAAGTCCGAAGGGTGGAACAAATGGTTTTAGTCAAACGTGAGTAGAAAGTGTGAATGGGAAcacagtttgtgtgcatgtgtgaacacAGCGTGGCCGTCCTCACGCCTGActgtttctcctccaggtgCCCTCCGCTCCTCCGACCTACACCGGGAGGCAGCTGTGGTGAGTGACGCGCTGGAAAGAGGATCGGTAGCAAACGGAAGAGGAGGCGAGGACGGGTGTCAGAGACGAGGGGCCGCCTGCGTGGATGGGACTTTAAAGGGTGACGCCAGGGGGGCCCCTCGGCTCCGTGTACAGACTTTACCACTGACTGTGTGCCAATCAACTACTGTATGAGTGTGCGTGAGAATGGGAGCAGCCCTGGCATGGAGGACAGAGCTAAAGCtcttccagcacacacacctctaTAGAAGGGTTTCAAAGTAGCAACAGAAAACACGCTGACTCAGATCTGAAAACACCAACATGCAGTATTCTCCCCCTCTTTGTTTGATTCGCTCCCCTGAGACTACAGCACTGTAAGCATCCCTGAAAACTGTGAAATCCAGCGCTTTTCCCtcgctccatctctctcctccttcgtccTGTCAGTCAGGACGCCCATTCTGCCGCTTTtcacagcgctgctgctccagtgGAAACATTTGGCTCCGTCCTCCATCCAGCTGCAGCGTAGGTGAGGAGGGAACACGCGGTGCAGCACTGGCGGCGCCCTCTTAAAAAAAGAAtccagcctgtgtgtgcgtgtgtgtgtgtgtgcgcgtgtgtgtgtgcgtgtgtgcgcgtgtgcgtgtgtgtgtgtgtgtgcgcgtgtgtgcgcgtgtgcgcgtgtgttccCTACATCTCCAGACTGTTACTTCCagcccttttcctccctctcaaTCTCCGTCTGTGAACATGGATCACGCCACTTCTGTCGCTTTGCCACATCCTCCCACTTGCatggacacaaaaaaaaacgaaaCTGTGACACCCTGAGAAACTGCGAACACGTCCAAAAGCAGCCCGGAGCACGCGGACGGCCGGCCGACGGGCCCCTGATGAAATCCGGGCCGGGCGAGCGGGGCGTCGGGGATGCGCCGGTTCAGACTGTGAATCTAGGTCAGACTGATGCTGCGCTCCCACATCTCTGTCGGCCACTGGCGCTTCGAGCCAAGGAGCGCTGCCACTTTATATCAGCAGGAAACAGGGTTGAGGAGATGGTCGGAGAAGCGAAGGGGCTCCTGTTCTTGTTCCTCcgtccgtgtttgtgtgtgcgtccgtgtgtgtcgTGACTTTTTGCATGTCAGGAGTTGAGGTTGCTTTCTGGTGCTAAACACGTCCTCACACAGCTTCCCAGTGAGACGCGGAACCACAGGAACGACGCGGATGCAGATGCAGCGGTGGAAACGGCCCGGCTATAATTAGAGCGGTGGCTGGCGCGTGGAGATATTCTAGAGCCTGAAAGATCAGATTCACAGCGCAAAGTAGAAAGCGGGAGATCAaatggatgaggaggagaacgcaggaaGGGAGGACGGAAGGAGCGAGGGGAGATAGCGGGAGACGTCTGAGGGGAGGCCATGTGACCGGCTTCCTTTAGTGAGCCGCCGATCTGGGCGAGAAAATGGCTCCccggcctgcgtgtgtgtgtgtgtgcgtgtgcgtgggtgcgtgtgtgtgtgtgtctctttgctgaagtgtctctctctctctctctcactcctccacctccgtcgGCTAAAGATCACGTCCTCGTGCCAAGAAGGAGTCTTGTTTCACCGGAGTCTCCGTTTCATCCCTTCATCGTGGCACCAGCTCCCACCAGAGACGCTGTGTACATAGTATTCGCTGTACAACTATGCTTGGTTGCTtacttttgttcattttaactCTAGGCTGAATTTAGACCCACCAGAAAACCCGACTGCTGTAAACAGGTGTTTATCTGGGGGAGGTTTTTTTAAAGATCATTTTTAACCggtttgctttgtgttcatACATTTGCTTGTTGCATTTTTCT
It encodes:
- the gprc5ba gene encoding G protein-coupled receptor, class C, group 5, member Ba isoform X1, with the translated sequence MAFLPVFLLLLLAVTHRACGQDFESSEPLPRGCGWGLVRPYTLLCDLDSIWGVAVESVAAGGVLAAILLALVLLCRLRHVSEAEKRSGVGPILLLLLGVLGLFGLSFAYLIEQDELLCLLRRALWGLLFAICFSSLLVQGVRLRRLGRERRSPGGCALTGLALGLSAVQGIIAAEWLLLTVIREGRTSCQYLPVEFSLACSYVLALLLAALAAASLALCGKTRQWRCNAVWLLVTCLLSLLLWVAWVGFYLVGNKWLGRSPDWDDPTLAIALVAQGWLLLIFHAIPEAHICLRPPPQPTAPDYFDTSQNSTRMRETSFDEDIPLSHRQFVENQGYGYNDENTAGLRSGGGPGQHNSNTGARPSAPFRSNVYQPTEMTMILNGGAVSTSSQSQVPSAPPTYTGRQLW
- the gprc5ba gene encoding G protein-coupled receptor, class C, group 5, member Ba isoform X2, translated to MAFLPVFLLLLLAVTHRACGQDFESSEPLPRGCGWGLVRPYTLLCDLDSIWGVAVESVAAGGVLAAILLALVLLCRLRHVSEAEKRSGVGPILLLLLGVLGLFGLSFAYLIEQDELLCLLRRALWGLLFAICFSSLLVQGVRLRRLGRERRSPGGCALTGLALGLSAVQGIIAAEWLLLTVIREGRTSCQYLPVEFSLACSYVLALLLAALAAASLALCGKTRQWRCNAVWLLVTCLLSLLLWVAWVGFYLVGNKWLGRSPDWDDPTLAIALVAQGWLLLIFHAIPEAHICLRPPPQPTAPDYFDTSQNSTRMRETSFDEDIPLSHRQFVENQGYGYNDENTAGLRSGGGPGQHNSNTGARPSAPFRSNVYQPTEMTMILNGGAVPSAPPTYTGRQLW